From Spirosoma aerolatum, one genomic window encodes:
- a CDS encoding c-type cytochrome, which produces MNHLRTNYGRAYWLLGLCACVAGLVALVPPSYWQPPADSRIPAGAKGQQIRYGRELIAHTAKYLGPKGSVKHLSNGMNCQNCHLEAGTKVLGNNYSAVYSTYPKFRDRSGSVESIIKRVSDCFERSLAGKSPDSSSREMKAIVAYMQWLGTDVPKGQRPEGVGLVKVAYLDRAADSTKGRAVYVAKCQVCHGAKGDGIRATGASEYVYPPLWGPKSYNDGAGLYRLSSFAGYVKNNMPFGATYASPQLTDEEAWDVAAFVNSMPRPHKDQSNDWPNIATKPIDFPTGPYADGFSEQQHKFGPYQPIADARKPK; this is translated from the coding sequence ATGAACCACTTACGTACAAACTATGGTCGAGCCTACTGGCTTTTGGGCTTATGCGCTTGTGTTGCTGGGTTGGTGGCTTTAGTGCCACCTTCCTACTGGCAACCCCCTGCCGATAGCCGGATACCAGCAGGAGCTAAAGGACAGCAGATTCGCTACGGTCGGGAGTTGATTGCGCATACGGCCAAATACCTGGGGCCCAAAGGAAGTGTGAAGCACCTCTCGAATGGCATGAATTGCCAGAACTGCCATCTCGAAGCTGGAACTAAAGTACTGGGAAACAACTATTCGGCTGTGTACTCAACCTACCCAAAATTTCGGGATCGTTCAGGGTCAGTAGAGTCAATTATCAAGCGCGTATCGGACTGTTTTGAGCGGAGCCTTGCCGGTAAATCCCCTGATAGCAGTAGTAGGGAAATGAAAGCTATTGTCGCCTATATGCAGTGGTTAGGGACGGATGTACCGAAAGGTCAAAGACCCGAAGGGGTTGGCTTGGTAAAAGTAGCCTATCTGGACCGGGCGGCCGACTCCACAAAAGGTCGGGCGGTGTATGTGGCTAAATGTCAGGTTTGCCACGGAGCGAAAGGCGACGGCATTCGGGCAACTGGTGCATCGGAGTATGTGTATCCGCCCTTATGGGGCCCGAAAAGCTACAACGACGGCGCGGGCCTGTACCGGCTGTCGAGCTTTGCTGGTTATGTAAAAAACAACATGCCGTTTGGGGCTACCTACGCCAGTCCGCAGCTAACCGACGAAGAAGCCTGGGATGTAGCCGCCTTTGTCAACTCCATGCCGCGTCCGCACAAAGACCAAAGCAACGACTGGCCTAACATCGCCACCAAACCGATTGACTTTCCCACGGGCCCGTATGCAGATGGCTTTAGTGAGCAGCAACATAAATTCGGCCCTTACCAACCCATTGCAGATGCGCGAAAACCGAAGTAG
- a CDS encoding ABC transporter permease/M1 family aminopeptidase: MFSEIFRFELAYRLKRPATYLYALILFLFTFLFVIYGNGPASEKTNVNSPYAISQFVVVLTIFGMLVASAVMGVPVYRDIEHNTKNYFFSFPITERGYILGRYFGSFVVLLGIMGVGMLGIVIGSLLGPVFNLADNTERFGPIRFRDYAYPFLLFVLPNMFLVGSIFFALVAFSRQVFTTYAGSILLFIAYLLGTTLSQDLENKHLVNLLDPFGSFAYDNATKYWSPVEQNTLIPPLEGDLLTNRLIWLGVALLVFLLTVFRFSFARFLAVKLGKKAKGEASTEKAPSLASLPTPTPVFQVSTYIGQMIKQARIEFSNIIRDPYFIAILLGAVLFLFLDGWFGVQTYGTPSLPTTYTMLEARNGTFFFFVLIVIIFYTGEVVHRDKVVHYDTIADALPVPDWMNYGAKLLAMTYICLLLCTLIIVSGVMDQTVKGYFNYEFPLYFRDAYGIAFTQYFQLVMLAFFVHTMVNQKFVGHIATLATYIVIWAVPQFAEFNYKLALPFSGGGVQLSDMNGFGHYLSSLASFRVYWYAFGGILLVLALWFWNRGADTGFKSRWQLARQRMGKLSMALVALLLVAFVSMGAWIYTNVSVKNRYYSADEQREQQADYEKKYHKYANVLQPKITSVKLSVDVFPDEFKAVATGLFSIVNKGDQPIDSLHLTISPDNFHRKLTKFTIDGQAPKLILNDADFGYYIYKLPKPMNPGDTARMEMDVSGQYIGFPNSGDQREVVSNGTFFNVGIFPGFGYNADGELSSDKYRKKYGLPVKEWAVPAQNDPRGLRDFLFTDDADWVTFEGIISTTPDQTAIMPGELLKTWTANGPDGKPRKYFQYKLPSFSDYFFSMCSAKYAVKRDSWTGPDGKKVALEIYHHPGHDRNLDRYMASMKASLSYYTKNYAPYPYPVLRVLEFPRYAAFAQSFPTTVPYSEEFGWVGDFRDPDKTDYAYYVTAHEVAHQWWGHQIMPSRTRGANQISETMAEYSALMVLKERYGVDAMPKFLKYSLDRYLGGRAFEDKFEANMLDNDTRSYVWYQKGSMLMYALQDYIGEARVNQAMNDYMKAARFRQQAPFTTSLEWYSFLKAATPDSLKPWLADNFEKLTLYDNRITKAEAKSIGKDQYRIKLYVRSATEYYDKAGKEISKGKGPVLVDIAVLTNDSKNKDGLTIKVPLYMQKHSLTPGEHVIEVTVKGKPVKAGIDPYNKLIDRVSDDNLVNVDMP, translated from the coding sequence ATGTTCTCTGAAATTTTCCGCTTTGAACTCGCGTACCGGCTTAAACGGCCTGCCACTTACCTCTACGCCCTGATTCTCTTTCTGTTTACTTTCCTGTTTGTCATTTATGGGAATGGACCGGCGTCGGAGAAAACGAATGTCAATTCCCCCTACGCCATCAGTCAGTTTGTGGTGGTGCTGACCATTTTCGGGATGCTGGTAGCCTCGGCAGTTATGGGGGTGCCGGTCTATCGCGACATTGAACACAATACCAAAAATTACTTCTTCAGTTTCCCAATCACCGAACGAGGCTATATTCTGGGCCGGTATTTCGGGTCGTTTGTCGTACTGTTGGGTATTATGGGGGTGGGTATGCTCGGCATCGTTATTGGCTCACTGTTGGGGCCAGTGTTTAATCTGGCTGACAATACCGAGCGGTTCGGACCCATTCGGTTTCGTGATTACGCCTATCCGTTCCTGCTGTTTGTGTTGCCCAATATGTTTCTGGTCGGTAGCATTTTCTTTGCATTGGTCGCCTTTTCACGGCAGGTATTTACAACTTATGCGGGGAGTATTTTGCTGTTCATTGCGTATCTGCTTGGTACTACGCTCTCGCAGGATCTGGAAAACAAACACCTTGTCAACTTACTTGATCCGTTTGGCTCGTTTGCCTACGACAATGCCACCAAATACTGGTCGCCAGTGGAGCAGAATACGCTGATACCACCGCTCGAAGGTGATTTGCTGACCAACCGACTAATCTGGTTGGGCGTAGCACTGCTGGTGTTTTTGCTGACGGTATTTCGGTTTAGTTTCGCGCGGTTTCTGGCCGTCAAACTGGGCAAAAAAGCCAAAGGAGAAGCTTCCACAGAGAAAGCACCTTCGCTGGCAAGCCTACCAACGCCAACGCCTGTTTTTCAGGTCAGTACTTACATTGGGCAGATGATCAAACAGGCCCGGATCGAGTTTAGCAACATCATTCGCGATCCGTATTTCATTGCTATACTGCTTGGAGCAGTGTTGTTCCTGTTTCTGGATGGCTGGTTTGGGGTGCAAACCTATGGCACGCCTTCATTGCCAACTACCTACACCATGCTCGAAGCCCGGAACGGTACATTCTTCTTCTTCGTGCTGATCGTCATTATTTTCTACACCGGCGAGGTGGTTCACCGCGATAAAGTCGTTCATTACGATACGATTGCCGATGCCCTGCCTGTGCCCGACTGGATGAATTACGGCGCTAAGCTACTGGCGATGACGTATATCTGTCTGCTTCTCTGTACACTTATTATTGTATCGGGCGTAATGGACCAGACGGTGAAGGGTTATTTCAACTACGAATTTCCGCTCTACTTCCGCGATGCATATGGCATTGCCTTCACCCAGTATTTTCAGTTGGTAATGCTGGCCTTTTTCGTGCATACGATGGTCAACCAGAAGTTTGTGGGGCACATTGCTACATTGGCTACGTACATTGTTATCTGGGCCGTACCGCAGTTTGCCGAGTTTAATTACAAACTGGCGCTGCCCTTTTCGGGCGGTGGGGTCCAGCTCTCCGACATGAACGGATTTGGGCATTACCTGTCTTCACTGGCATCGTTTCGGGTATACTGGTATGCCTTTGGCGGCATTCTGCTGGTGCTGGCCCTATGGTTCTGGAATCGGGGAGCCGATACGGGTTTCAAATCGCGCTGGCAACTGGCCCGGCAACGGATGGGCAAACTGTCGATGGCACTGGTAGCGTTGCTGCTGGTTGCTTTTGTGAGTATGGGCGCCTGGATTTATACCAACGTAAGTGTAAAAAACCGCTACTATTCGGCCGATGAACAACGGGAACAACAGGCCGACTATGAGAAGAAATACCATAAATATGCGAACGTACTACAGCCGAAAATTACCAGCGTCAAACTATCGGTCGATGTATTTCCCGATGAGTTTAAGGCGGTAGCAACCGGACTGTTCTCGATTGTGAATAAAGGCGATCAACCCATCGACTCCCTGCATCTGACCATTTCGCCTGATAATTTCCATCGGAAGCTCACGAAGTTTACCATCGACGGACAAGCTCCAAAGCTAATCCTGAACGATGCGGATTTTGGGTATTACATCTACAAACTTCCGAAACCGATGAATCCTGGCGATACGGCCCGGATGGAGATGGACGTAAGTGGACAATATATCGGATTTCCGAACAGTGGTGACCAACGGGAGGTGGTTTCCAATGGTACGTTCTTCAACGTGGGCATTTTCCCCGGTTTTGGGTACAATGCCGATGGTGAGCTAAGTAGTGATAAGTATCGGAAGAAGTACGGTTTGCCCGTGAAAGAATGGGCAGTTCCGGCTCAAAATGATCCGCGTGGCCTGCGCGATTTTCTATTCACCGACGATGCGGACTGGGTAACGTTTGAAGGCATCATTTCAACTACTCCCGACCAAACGGCTATTATGCCGGGTGAACTGCTCAAGACCTGGACCGCCAATGGGCCTGATGGTAAACCTCGCAAGTATTTTCAGTATAAACTTCCCAGCTTCTCCGATTATTTCTTCAGCATGTGCTCAGCGAAGTACGCCGTTAAGCGCGATTCGTGGACAGGGCCCGATGGCAAAAAGGTGGCGCTGGAAATTTACCATCACCCCGGCCATGATCGTAACCTCGACCGATATATGGCGAGTATGAAAGCGTCGCTGAGTTACTACACTAAAAACTACGCACCTTATCCGTATCCCGTGCTGCGGGTGCTGGAATTTCCACGCTATGCGGCTTTTGCCCAATCGTTTCCGACCACGGTGCCCTATTCTGAAGAGTTTGGCTGGGTGGGCGATTTCCGCGATCCCGACAAAACCGATTACGCCTATTATGTAACAGCGCACGAGGTTGCACACCAATGGTGGGGGCACCAGATTATGCCCAGCCGGACACGGGGTGCCAACCAGATTTCGGAAACGATGGCCGAATATTCTGCACTGATGGTTCTTAAAGAGCGTTATGGTGTCGATGCTATGCCCAAGTTTTTGAAGTATAGCCTGGATCGGTATCTGGGTGGTCGGGCGTTTGAGGATAAGTTTGAGGCCAATATGCTTGATAATGACACCCGCTCGTACGTCTGGTATCAGAAAGGGTCGATGCTGATGTATGCCTTGCAGGATTACATTGGCGAAGCCCGCGTCAATCAGGCTATGAACGACTACATGAAGGCGGCCCGGTTCCGCCAGCAAGCCCCTTTTACCACTTCGCTCGAATGGTACAGTTTCCTGAAAGCCGCTACCCCCGATTCGCTGAAACCCTGGCTGGCCGATAACTTCGAAAAGCTGACGCTCTACGACAACCGGATCACCAAAGCCGAAGCAAAATCGATTGGGAAAGACCAATATCGGATCAAACTGTATGTACGCTCGGCAACGGAGTATTACGACAAAGCGGGTAAGGAAATCAGTAAAGGCAAGGGGCCGGTTCTGGTCGACATTGCCGTTTTAACGAACGATAGCAAAAATAAAGATGGTCTGACGATCAAAGTGCCGCTCTATATGCAGAAGCATAGCCTCACACCCGGTGAGCATGTCATTGAGGTGACTGTAAAAGGTAAGCCCGTTAAAGCTGGAATCGACCCGTACAATAAGCTGATCGACCGCGTTTCCGACGACAATCTGGTAAACGTAGATATGCCGTAA
- a CDS encoding RNA-guided endonuclease InsQ/TnpB family protein, with protein sequence MKVRYTYRIYPTISQKQALAKVFGCTRYVYNWALRERETAYKRGEKMNYNQSSAALTILKKSPGFEWLNEVSCVPTQQALRHLQTAYTNFFEGRAKYPSAKKKRHRQSAEFTASSFKYENGILSLAKIGPLKVRWSRPFTSKPTTVTVTKTPSGRYYVSLILDEPAPVHYPKTGNSIGIDLGINKLATLSNGETIDNLKSTKKYEKRLAKAQRTLSRKTKGSGRWNRQRIKVARIQEKIADTRKDHLNKVTTDLVKRFDLIAVEDLNVKGMVKNRKLAKHISDASFGTFVSMLDYKCNWRGKRLVKIDRWYPSSKTCSGCGHKLAELPLSIRSWQCPACLSEHDRDINAARNILYFSAEGHSVPARGATVRPCIVRARCGEA encoded by the coding sequence ATGAAAGTCCGTTACACATACCGTATATATCCAACCATCAGCCAGAAGCAAGCTTTGGCTAAGGTGTTTGGCTGTACACGGTATGTGTACAATTGGGCGCTCAGAGAGCGCGAAACGGCTTATAAGCGGGGCGAAAAGATGAACTACAACCAAAGTAGTGCCGCGCTGACTATCCTTAAGAAATCGCCCGGTTTTGAGTGGCTGAACGAAGTTTCTTGCGTACCGACCCAACAGGCACTCCGTCATCTGCAAACCGCTTACACCAATTTCTTTGAAGGAAGGGCAAAATACCCATCGGCCAAAAAGAAACGGCATCGCCAAAGTGCTGAGTTTACCGCGTCTTCTTTCAAATATGAAAACGGCATTCTCTCATTGGCTAAAATTGGCCCCCTAAAAGTCCGTTGGTCTCGCCCCTTTACCTCCAAACCCACTACCGTAACTGTTACCAAAACCCCATCGGGACGCTATTATGTCTCGCTGATACTGGACGAACCCGCGCCCGTCCACTACCCCAAAACAGGCAACTCTATCGGTATTGACCTCGGCATCAACAAGCTGGCAACGCTTTCCAATGGAGAAACCATTGACAACCTGAAATCCACTAAAAAATACGAAAAGCGATTGGCGAAAGCCCAGCGCACCCTGAGCCGGAAAACCAAAGGCTCGGGGCGCTGGAACCGCCAACGCATCAAAGTTGCTCGTATTCAGGAAAAGATTGCCGATACCCGCAAAGACCACCTCAACAAAGTCACAACCGATTTGGTCAAACGCTTTGATCTGATTGCAGTTGAGGACTTGAATGTTAAAGGGATGGTCAAAAACCGCAAACTGGCAAAACACATCTCGGATGCAAGCTTTGGTACATTCGTGTCGATGCTGGACTACAAATGTAACTGGCGGGGCAAGCGACTAGTTAAAATTGACCGCTGGTATCCAAGCTCGAAAACCTGTTCGGGTTGCGGTCATAAGCTGGCTGAGTTGCCCCTGAGCATACGTAGCTGGCAGTGTCCAGCCTGTCTGTCGGAACATGACCGTGACATCAATGCGGCTCGGAATATATTGTACTTTTCGGCGGAGGGACACTCCGTTCCAGCGCGTGGAGCGACTGTAAGACCCTGCATAGTTAGGGCGCGTTGCGGTGAAGCGTGA
- a CDS encoding helix-turn-helix domain-containing protein, giving the protein MEDVKKRIGQKIREARKAKGLTLKELGVKVGVSESVMSRYEVGGQNLTIETLQKVADALGVNFDATFK; this is encoded by the coding sequence ATGGAGGACGTAAAAAAGCGAATAGGGCAAAAGATTCGAGAGGCTCGCAAAGCAAAGGGATTAACCTTAAAAGAGCTAGGTGTAAAGGTAGGCGTTTCGGAGTCCGTAATGAGTAGGTATGAGGTAGGAGGACAAAACCTAACTATTGAAACCCTTCAAAAAGTAGCTGATGCTTTGGGGGTAAACTTCGATGCTACTTTTAAATAA
- a CDS encoding restriction endonuclease, which produces MIKQPTTTINRLHFTDLDPLRFEDLCLNLVSRLRDWKELNHFGRKGSDGGVDIHAIESDGDKEKVWFVQCKRYSAISKSELTKIVDKTTSNPSLPDKLLVIIACDLSRSQYDYLKAYSLESGIEEIEIWTATTLETKLYKDYKDLLFVYFGVRLEKNTKDNAARVKYSINMEKRITKDLIDHAYLKDSKNWKKLATRPYYKFITLEVYIHSIDDTTYPKADTRKSNEISPWFRTNFYDTYHNGIELWLGAAIGRYVLMNQEGYWELIDHFDERRADPKYTVVSVMEIGRIPYYNIVSYKVNGDEYTSEPHIYCRFNINGMPYEEIYYRYESGEGMLPLELDKEKRTAFPKN; this is translated from the coding sequence ATGATCAAACAACCAACTACAACTATTAATCGACTACATTTTACCGATTTAGACCCCTTACGCTTTGAAGACCTTTGTCTTAATCTCGTTTCTCGGCTTCGAGACTGGAAAGAATTAAATCATTTTGGTCGAAAAGGGTCAGACGGTGGGGTAGACATTCATGCTATTGAAAGTGATGGTGACAAAGAAAAAGTTTGGTTTGTGCAGTGCAAGCGCTATAGTGCAATTTCAAAATCGGAATTAACTAAAATAGTAGACAAAACCACAAGCAATCCTTCGTTACCCGACAAGCTACTGGTTATCATTGCCTGTGATTTAAGTCGCTCTCAATATGATTACCTTAAAGCTTATTCACTAGAAAGCGGTATCGAGGAAATAGAAATATGGACAGCAACTACCTTAGAGACAAAGCTTTACAAGGATTATAAGGACTTGCTATTTGTTTATTTCGGAGTTCGTCTTGAAAAGAACACCAAGGACAATGCTGCCAGAGTTAAGTATTCAATTAATATGGAGAAACGGATCACCAAAGACCTAATAGACCATGCTTACTTGAAGGATAGTAAAAACTGGAAAAAATTAGCCACGCGGCCCTATTATAAATTTATCACTCTAGAAGTATACATTCATTCTATAGACGATACAACCTACCCAAAAGCAGACACAAGGAAGTCAAATGAAATAAGCCCTTGGTTTAGAACCAATTTTTACGATACTTATCACAACGGCATTGAATTATGGCTTGGTGCTGCAATAGGCCGATATGTACTGATGAATCAGGAAGGCTATTGGGAACTAATTGATCATTTTGATGAACGCCGGGCAGACCCTAAGTATACCGTTGTCAGTGTTATGGAGATAGGGCGAATCCCTTACTACAACATTGTATCTTACAAAGTAAACGGAGACGAATATACTTCAGAACCACACATTTATTGCCGGTTTAACATAAATGGGATGCCTTATGAGGAAATCTATTACAGGTATGAATCAGGTGAAGGTATGTTACCACTGGAATTAGATAAAGAAAAAAGAACCGCCTTCCCCAAAAATTAA